One stretch of Streptomyces peucetius DNA includes these proteins:
- a CDS encoding cold-shock protein produces the protein MASGTVKWFNSEKGFGFIEQDGGGPDVFAHYSNIASSGFRELQEGQKVNFDVVQGQKGPQAENITPA, from the coding sequence ATGGCCAGTGGAACAGTCAAGTGGTTCAACTCGGAAAAGGGCTTCGGCTTCATCGAGCAGGACGGCGGGGGCCCGGACGTCTTCGCCCACTACTCGAACATCGCCAGCTCCGGCTTCCGTGAGCTGCAGGAGGGCCAGAAGGTGAACTTCGACGTCGTCCAGGGCCAGAAGGGCCCGCAGGCGGAGAACATCACCCCCGCCTGA
- a CDS encoding PP2C family protein-serine/threonine phosphatase encodes MPESSYSRGKADVALVVGRVLPCVLLVLAVVLDLVTPDTEHFEHFLFAVPALAAVTWGTLSTLGFGLLSVALFAALATRHSELVSGDSGLSFLALMVVVSAAVWASRARDRRERRLKDVIALADVTQRAVQRPLPSRLGPVDLHLLYEASVHGAHVGGDFCKALPVGDGVRLILGDVQGKGLGAVEAASILLGSFREAAYSETDLPGIARRLELSMRRYGQRAPEAEGADRFATVILAEVPDDAPVVRLLTLGHPAPLIQHDTTVRAVDFPAPSLPVNLPVRLEQEYDVRELPFEPGDRLLVFTDGVTETRNRNGDFYPLEERFGQWATRPADAITSLLKGDLRHFGVHGLEDDTAALLVVRH; translated from the coding sequence ATGCCTGAGTCCTCGTACTCCCGCGGTAAGGCCGACGTCGCTCTGGTGGTCGGCCGGGTGCTGCCGTGCGTGCTGCTTGTCCTGGCCGTGGTTCTGGACCTGGTCACACCGGACACGGAGCACTTCGAGCACTTCCTCTTCGCCGTGCCCGCGCTCGCAGCTGTCACCTGGGGGACGCTCAGCACTCTCGGCTTCGGGCTGCTCTCCGTGGCGTTGTTCGCGGCGCTGGCCACCCGCCACTCGGAGCTGGTCTCCGGCGACTCGGGTCTCAGCTTCCTCGCGCTGATGGTCGTGGTGAGCGCGGCGGTGTGGGCGAGCCGGGCCCGCGACCGGCGGGAGCGGAGACTGAAGGATGTCATCGCGCTGGCCGATGTGACCCAGCGGGCGGTCCAGCGGCCCCTGCCGTCCCGGCTCGGCCCGGTGGACCTGCACCTGCTGTACGAGGCGTCGGTGCACGGCGCCCATGTGGGCGGCGACTTCTGCAAAGCCCTGCCGGTCGGTGACGGGGTGCGCCTCATCCTCGGAGACGTGCAGGGCAAGGGGCTGGGCGCGGTGGAGGCGGCCTCGATACTGCTGGGGTCCTTCCGCGAGGCCGCGTACTCGGAGACCGACCTGCCCGGGATCGCGCGCCGCCTGGAGCTCAGCATGCGCCGGTACGGGCAGCGCGCCCCCGAGGCGGAAGGGGCCGACCGCTTCGCCACCGTCATCCTGGCGGAGGTCCCCGACGACGCCCCGGTGGTCCGGCTGCTCACCCTCGGGCACCCGGCACCGCTGATCCAGCACGACACCACGGTCCGGGCCGTCGACTTCCCGGCGCCCTCACTGCCCGTGAATCTGCCGGTGCGCCTGGAGCAGGAGTACGACGTGCGGGAACTGCCCTTCGAGCCTGGGGACCGGCTGCTGGTGTTCACCGACGGGGTGACCGAGACCCGCAACCGGAACGGCGACTTCTACCCGCTGGAGGAACGCTTCGGCCAGTGGGCCACGCGCCCCGCCGATGCGATCACCTCCCTGCTGAAGGGCGACCTCCGTCATTTCGGCGTCCACGGCCTGGAGGACGACACCGCGGCCCTGCTGGTGGTCCGCCACTGA